One genomic region from Bacteroidales bacterium WCE2008 encodes:
- a CDS encoding Na+-transporting NADH:ubiquinone oxidoreductase subunit A, with protein sequence MSNNINLKRGLNIPISGEAVLKTGKTIVPDVIAVKPSDFKGLVPRLLVREGDKVLAGSPILADKQSADILVTSPVSGSVAEIVRGEKRKLLEVRIKAEGTQEFVDFGVQKASSMSADEVKALLLKSGLWVALKQRPYGIIADPQIQPKAIFVSSFSTAPLAADTDYTLRDELLNVQAGVDALSRLTTGGIHFCINGKTSSSSPFHKVEHVQIHEVTGKHPAGNVGVQIANIDPIKKGETVWTVSILLLAAIGRLLNTGKVDLRRKVAVTGPKAVNPCYVDALPGIAMKELKEFYDNAAGDIRFVSGDVLSGTSVGENGYLGFFDDQVTLLHEGTEREILGWAKPFRFNQFSSSRSYFSWLLPKKKYDMDTNLHGGPRAFVVSDVYSKVLPIDIYPVYLAKACLAGDIDNMEKFGIYEVLPEDLALCEYVDPSKNNIQEIISNGINLMIKEMA encoded by the coding sequence ATGTCAAACAACATCAACTTGAAACGCGGACTGAATATCCCAATTTCCGGAGAAGCAGTCCTGAAAACCGGGAAGACGATTGTACCAGACGTTATCGCAGTGAAACCTTCTGATTTCAAGGGTCTTGTACCGAGACTTCTTGTAAGGGAGGGCGATAAGGTATTGGCAGGATCGCCGATTCTGGCTGACAAGCAGTCTGCTGACATACTCGTCACATCGCCCGTGAGCGGTAGTGTGGCAGAGATCGTCAGAGGCGAAAAGAGAAAGTTGCTTGAAGTCCGCATCAAGGCGGAAGGAACTCAGGAATTTGTTGATTTCGGCGTACAGAAAGCCAGCTCGATGAGCGCTGACGAGGTCAAGGCCCTTCTTCTGAAGAGCGGTCTCTGGGTAGCTCTCAAGCAGAGGCCTTATGGAATTATCGCTGATCCGCAGATCCAGCCTAAGGCAATTTTCGTTTCATCATTCTCAACCGCACCGCTTGCCGCCGACACGGATTACACTCTCCGTGACGAGCTTCTTAACGTTCAGGCAGGCGTAGATGCTCTCTCCAGACTTACCACTGGCGGAATCCATTTCTGCATCAATGGCAAGACCTCTTCCAGCTCTCCTTTCCATAAGGTCGAGCATGTCCAGATCCACGAAGTTACCGGTAAGCATCCTGCAGGCAATGTAGGTGTGCAGATCGCAAACATCGATCCGATCAAAAAGGGAGAGACCGTCTGGACTGTTTCCATTCTGCTTCTCGCCGCTATCGGACGTCTTCTCAACACAGGTAAGGTTGACCTCAGGAGAAAGGTGGCTGTCACCGGTCCTAAGGCTGTCAACCCTTGCTATGTTGACGCGCTCCCGGGAATAGCAATGAAAGAACTTAAGGAATTCTACGACAATGCAGCCGGCGACATCCGCTTCGTAAGCGGCGACGTGCTCTCCGGCACAAGCGTAGGCGAAAACGGTTATCTCGGCTTCTTCGACGATCAGGTCACCCTGCTCCATGAAGGTACCGAGAGAGAGATTCTCGGATGGGCAAAGCCATTCAGATTCAACCAGTTCAGCTCAAGCCGCTCGTATTTCTCATGGCTTCTGCCAAAGAAGAAATACGACATGGACACCAACCTCCACGGCGGTCCTCGCGCTTTCGTAGTATCGGACGTCTACAGCAAAGTGCTTCCGATTGACATCTATCCTGTCTATCTCGCCAAGGCTTGCCTTGCAGGCGATATCGACAACATGGAGAAATTCGGAATCTACGAAGTCCTTCCTGAGGACCTCGCTCTCTGCGAATATGTAGACCCTTCAAAGAACAATATCCAGGAAATCATCAGCAACGGTATCAATCTGATGATCAAGGAAATGGCATAA